From Triticum aestivum cultivar Chinese Spring chromosome 7B, IWGSC CS RefSeq v2.1, whole genome shotgun sequence:
TAAAATGAAAGGAGGGCGGCGTGGACGATCATGGTTGTGCGGACgacttggcggagatcgaagcggaagcgtttgagaATTCACAAGCAAAAGCTGGGAAAAAGCGAAAGATAAAAAAACTACACCATCTTGGAAGATCGAGCTTTGATCaaagcatggagtgcggtgtctcttgatgcatgcacgggtactaatcaaaccgccaagagatattggcaaaggatcgaagatcaatacttccgcattatgaaaaactaccccaacaagactccacgcacatttcggtcgcttcaaggtcgttgggagaacatcaagcctatgtgcagccgttgggcagcttgcttggagcaagtacgcaatgcacctccaagttgcaccgtggagtccgactatgtgagtttgCTTTGCCTTTGTTGAAGTTGTGCATCATTATAATGTATCATGAAAAATGATTGCATCACCATGTTCGCATTGTGTAGGACAAGATTGCTCAACAAAgatacaaggacatggaagcttcggaagacagattcttcaaattagagcattgttgggagttgctccagaagtgcgagaagtggaagttgatcgacaaagagTCCCCACCCaagagaggctcacttacaaacatggatgaagatgaggatgaggatggcccaagaaatttgaacAAGCCCGATGACGACAAGAAGACTAGAGAGAAGATaaagagagagcaagaagcatcgagcttgagggagaagattgatgtcatggtgcaatcaaacgagttaatgttgttgaagtcgttggagatcaagaaagagttggccgaaaAGAATGCAAAAGAGAAGCAAAAAAAATGGCAaatgctcaaggaagaggggctgcgcagagctgccattgaggagagaaaagtACACGCCTCTGAAAACAAATCGCTGTCATTGTTGCTCGctgaagagaacaagatcatgtcaatgaaccgcaatgacatggacgagGTCACCAAAAcgtggcatgatatggcaaggagagagatcttgaagaggagaatggtcgcCTCGGCCGGTCCGTCTGCCAATTCCGGTGATGTTTTCTCTCCTCCACACGGTGGCAATGTtgatgatttcggtgcgggagttggaacaagcgacGGAGGTGGCTACGGTGGCTACGGTGGCGCCGATGACGTTTTAAATGGACTCCATGGCGCCGAGTTAAGATCGACccccaagatgatgccggacatgggcGCATACCTTTGCATGCCCTCTTTTGTGTAATGAACTTCACTTTTATTCGCGCGCAAACTGTTTAtgtcatttgaatttgaacttgtttgtgaAACCCTATGACAATTTTAAATTTGAAGTTTTTCTATTTGCGGGTCGTTGCGCTGGTGGCCGAGCAGAACCcgcatagccgacccgtaaaaaaacaTATTCcacgaatatacttttttacggatccGTTTGGGGTCTGCATCTGTGCTAGCCCTTGCCGGCCCGTAAAAgcggttttgcgcgaactgcaaacgcgttttgcgggccggcgttTTGCGGggtttgctagagttgctctaagttgGGGAGTATCCTTACAACCTGTGTTGAGGCCTTGCTCTGCTGAATCTCGTTCATGAAACCTGATTTTGCTGAGGCGATTGATCTGCAATCACAAAAAATAAGGAATTAAAACAGAGGCCAGAAACCAAGAACGATCTTGGCATTACACCGCAACAGTTCCACTTGTCTTGTCTGacaaaaccggtgaaaaccacctCACTCGCTCACCACGCGCTGTACCTAGACCACACAGGCACACGTGCAAGCGCGTGTGTCACTGGCATACATCAACCCACGTCCAGCTCTGCTGGGATCTTtataagggcatccacaatgtgatATTTTTGCGCCTCTAAGGCCGCCTCTAAAGATTTCTAGTCTGCCTCTATACACTGCACGATTTAGTTTGTCCGCCTCTATGCTTAGCGTCGCCTCCAACACTAGAGGCAGCCTCCAAGTGAATAAACAAGTGGAAGAAAAGAAGAGAGGAGGAAAGAGACCTGCATGCACGCGGATGAGAAGTTGTAACTTGGATTTTTCATTTGTTGTAGGCTTATGGTGGGCTCCACCTTGAAGGCATGTTAAAATCTTTATACACTGCGGAACTTTTATTCATGCTTAGAGGCACTAACGTGGGGCCCAGCTTAGAGGCTGCACTGCCTCCAtacattggagatgctctaagccacCAACGCTGCACAGACACGCAAGCAACCATCGCAAAGCGGCAGCTCGACCGGCAGCCATGGCGCGCGCTTTCGTGCGCTCCATCTCCTTCCCTCTCAGCCCCTCGAGGTCTCCCAAGGCGCGCGCTCCGTCGTCGTCGTACCACGGGCGGTCCGTGAGCCTGCCGTGCCGGTCGCATCCGATTCTGGCGCACCTCCACACCCACATCCGCGCGGTGCGCGCCTGGTCGCAGCAGGGCCTGGCAGCGTTGGTCTCCTCCGTGGCCGCGGGGCTCGCGCACGTCGACGCGCTCCACGCCGCGCTTGGCGACCTGCTCGACCTGCCCGAGGCCCAGGACGCGCTCTCCGGAGCCGGTGGCAGCGTCTGTTAGAAATAAACCACGTTTCGTCGTGGTCACCTATGTGTGTGTCATGTTGGTGTGTCCGGCACGTTTGGCAGGGGCCGTTGCGCGTGGCTAGAGCCAGCTAGTGCATGTAGCAGGAGGATATGCATGCAGGTATGGGTTGTTAGCCCATAGTGCAGATCCTAGAGATAATGTAGGAGAGATAGGGATCATCCGTGATCATCCGTGCGTGATTAGTGGCCGGTTCGGCAACTAGATCGGGTGAGTGCACCTGGGCATAAAAGGCCCCTCCTTGTACGTGGTGTGAGCCACACAGTTAGAGCTGAAGAGCAAAAAGAATAGGTCGTGCGTGCGGCCGTGGCGCCGTTCGTCGGCGTGGCGCCGTATGCGCGGTGTGGCGTTCGTCGCCGGAAAAACCACCTGTGTTCCCTCCTACCTTTGTTCGaacgagagagacagagagaggttcGTCCGGCGGTCGTGCTGCCGGAGGCTACTCGGCGTTTGTCGCCGGACCGGGTATGTCCCAACAGCGTCGACCGCCTCCTCGACTCCTTCCTCCGCCTTGCTGACGCGCACGGCTGCTTCCAAGAGACCGTAGTGGCGCTCAAGCAGGACGTCGCCggggcgctgaccgccgtgcgccgcCGCGACGGGGCGCGCCTGGCGTCGGCCGTGCGGACGCAGCGCTGGGCCGGCAAGGAGCTCGCTGGCCTTGCCGCTGCGGCCAGGGAGTGCGCCGTCAGGCCATCGCGACTGAGTATCCTCGGCGGAGGCCAAGGCAGCGCTGCGGAGGTCGAGGTGACCGGGCTGCTGATGGAGTCTGCAGCGGCCACGGCGTCGGCGTCTGCCGCGCTGTTCGCGGCCGTGGCGGCCATGTCCGGGTCCGTGGAGGCGGAGTCGTGCTCATGCAAGGGCACGGCGGCGCTGGTGTGCCTGGTGAAGAAGAGCAAGAAGTCGTCGGCGCCGGGGTGTGGGGAGGAGGGGATCGCCGTGGCGGCCGTGGCGGAGaggctggaggagctggaggagtgcatcGAGGAGCTAGAGGCCGGCAGCGAGAAGGTGTTCCGGAGCCTCGTGCAGACCAGGGTCGCCCTCCTCAACATCCACACCCTGCACATCTTCTAACTTTACGACTACCATCCATCTTAGCTGTACTAGTGAAATTAGTGGCAGCAATCCCGTGTAACTGTAAATAAGCTTCCTCCGTTGCAAAATATAGTGATTCCTCTattcccgt
This genomic window contains:
- the LOC123162482 gene encoding LOW QUALITY PROTEIN: uncharacterized protein (The sequence of the model RefSeq protein was modified relative to this genomic sequence to represent the inferred CDS: substituted 2 bases at 2 genomic stop codons), with product MARAFVRSISFPLSPSRSPKARAPSSSYHGRSVSLPCRSHPILAHLHTHIRAVRAWSQQGLAALVSSVAAGLAHVDALHAALGDLLDLPEAQDALSGAGGSVCXKXTTVDRLLDSFLRLADAHGCFQETVVALKQDVAGALTAVRRRDGARLASAVRTQRWAGKELAGLAAAARECAVRPSRLSILGGGQGSAAEVEVTGLLMESAAATASASAALFAAVAAMSGSVEAESCSCKGTAALVCLVKKSKKSSAPGCGEEGIAVAAVAERLEELEECIEELEAGSEKVFRSLVQTRVALLNIHTLHIF